A stretch of the Candidatus Hydrogenedentota bacterium genome encodes the following:
- a CDS encoding sulfatase encodes MTIQAFSTLRSALMWCFLACLGMASIEVLTYYSTSDPLASMPFVEFAQRFSVVTAILLLVAILAWLLLHFFVVFLGGVRPGIALFFLLSFLMLFDFMVQSLDLVFTYTDKYREHRQLLLTDFAAISFIIAGVTSLVYAKVTRRRGPVALSPRVFTIVVFVLGVWAVATWARGRAFAEAGGGVFWGACAAAAVVGGVLIWRLGRSPRLLGAALAAVAAAVCAPLPWGLALPAERAPAAPALSAADHAIKRILLITVDTLRRDALGCYSARQDSTPRIDAFARDGAIFSNAFSTAPWTYPSVASILTGLPPRVHLLTDGTHALPDKVPTMAECFAAAGYRTAGLGFNGFLLPRSKLNRGFHEYTWFPRESAPVKHFGLGLPRWLTGSVSEKPASTELTEHAISWLKDHAREDFFFWVHYLEPHIPYAPPEAYLPAGPKLREQGDHFSDVTRGRVGCVARSAEERAWIRALYEGDVRYVDAEIGRLLDALRELGLYDDTLIVLTADHGEEFWDHDRFEHGHTLYNELVQVPLLVKLPGSRGAGTVDARVSTQAILPTVLDLCGVRPATARGLAPSFAEALGAAPPGYQETPVYSGATLFQDRAESVVFGPMKYVRGQISGHEMLFNLEQDPREMNSLVSEDAENLARGRQLLDEAVAAQERLREQMGVVVEDKDFLGEEAVQSLKALGYL; translated from the coding sequence GTGACGATTCAGGCGTTTTCGACCTTGCGCAGTGCGCTGATGTGGTGTTTTCTGGCTTGCCTGGGCATGGCGTCCATCGAAGTCCTTACCTACTATTCCACGAGCGACCCGCTTGCATCGATGCCCTTTGTGGAATTCGCGCAGCGGTTTTCCGTCGTGACGGCAATCCTGCTGCTCGTAGCCATCCTTGCCTGGCTGCTCCTCCATTTCTTCGTCGTGTTTCTGGGCGGAGTCCGGCCGGGGATCGCGCTCTTCTTCCTGCTCTCGTTTTTGATGCTCTTCGATTTCATGGTGCAGTCGCTCGACCTCGTATTTACCTACACCGACAAATACAGGGAACATCGGCAGTTATTGCTCACGGATTTCGCGGCCATTTCGTTCATAATTGCGGGAGTCACGAGTCTCGTGTACGCGAAAGTGACCCGCAGGCGCGGTCCGGTTGCTCTCAGTCCGCGGGTTTTCACCATAGTCGTCTTCGTGCTCGGCGTATGGGCCGTCGCGACGTGGGCGAGAGGCCGCGCATTCGCGGAAGCGGGCGGCGGCGTGTTCTGGGGCGCGTGTGCGGCCGCCGCTGTCGTTGGGGGGGTGCTTATCTGGCGGCTTGGCAGGTCGCCTCGCCTGCTGGGCGCGGCGCTGGCCGCGGTGGCCGCGGCCGTGTGCGCGCCGCTGCCGTGGGGTCTTGCGCTGCCAGCGGAACGCGCGCCAGCGGCGCCAGCCCTTTCTGCCGCGGACCACGCGATAAAGCGTATCCTGCTCATCACCGTGGATACGCTGCGCCGGGACGCGCTGGGGTGTTACAGCGCGAGACAGGACAGCACCCCGCGCATAGACGCGTTCGCGCGCGACGGCGCGATATTCTCCAATGCGTTCAGCACCGCGCCGTGGACCTATCCCTCGGTCGCATCGATACTGACGGGGTTGCCGCCGCGGGTTCACCTGCTCACGGACGGCACGCATGCGTTGCCGGACAAAGTGCCCACCATGGCCGAGTGCTTCGCGGCGGCCGGGTACCGGACTGCCGGACTCGGCTTCAACGGTTTCCTTCTGCCCCGCAGCAAACTCAATCGGGGGTTCCATGAGTACACTTGGTTCCCGCGGGAATCGGCCCCGGTCAAGCATTTCGGACTGGGGCTCCCGCGCTGGCTGACGGGGTCTGTCTCGGAGAAGCCTGCTTCCACCGAACTGACGGAGCATGCCATTTCCTGGCTGAAAGACCACGCCCGGGAGGATTTCTTCTTCTGGGTGCATTACCTCGAGCCGCACATTCCCTATGCGCCGCCGGAAGCGTACCTGCCGGCCGGCCCGAAACTGCGCGAACAGGGCGATCATTTCAGCGATGTCACGCGCGGCCGTGTGGGATGTGTCGCGCGGAGCGCGGAGGAACGCGCGTGGATTCGCGCGCTCTACGAGGGCGACGTGCGCTACGTTGACGCCGAAATCGGCCGGTTGCTGGACGCGCTGCGCGAACTTGGGCTATACGATGACACGCTTATCGTGCTGACCGCCGACCACGGCGAAGAGTTCTGGGACCATGACCGGTTCGAGCACGGGCACACGCTCTACAACGAATTGGTGCAGGTGCCGTTGTTGGTCAAGCTGCCGGGAAGCCGCGGGGCCGGAACGGTCGATGCCCGCGTTTCTACGCAGGCTATCCTGCCCACCGTTCTCGACCTGTGCGGCGTCCGGCCCGCGACCGCGCGGGGGCTGGCGCCGTCCTTTGCAGAAGCACTCGGCGCCGCGCCGCCCGGGTATCAGGAGACGCCGGTGTACAGTGGCGCGACCCTTTTTCAGGACCGTGCGGAAAGCGTCGTGTTCGGGCCCATGAAGTACGTGCGGGGTCAGATCTCCGGGCACGAGATGCTGTTCAATCTCGAACAGGACCCCCGCGAAATGAATTCCCTTGTTTCGGAGGACGCGGAGAACCTGGCGCGCGGCAGGCAATTGCTCGATGAGGCCGTCGCCGCGCAAGAGCGGCTGCGGGAACAAATGGGCGTCGTCGTCGAGGATAAGGACT